In a single window of the Bacillus mycoides genome:
- the prpB gene encoding methylisocitrate lyase translates to MAWVVNKQSTQEELTNRFRALVEANEILQIPGAHDAMAALVAKNTGFSALYLSGAAYTASKGLPDLGIVTSTEVAERARDLVRATDLPVLVDIDTGFGGVLNVARTAVEMVEAKVAAVQIEDQQLPKKCGHLNGKKLVTTEELVQKIKAIKEVAPSLYIVARTDARGVEGLDAAIERANAYVKAGADAIFPEALQSEEEFRLFTSKVNAPLLANMTEFGKTPYYSAEEFANMGFQMVIYPVTSLRVAAKAYENVFTLIKETGSQKDALSNMQTRSELYETISYHDFEELDTGIAKTVLSEDQ, encoded by the coding sequence ATGGCTTGGGTTGTGAATAAACAGTCGACACAAGAGGAGCTTACGAATCGCTTCCGAGCTTTAGTAGAAGCAAATGAAATTTTGCAAATTCCAGGTGCTCATGATGCAATGGCGGCTCTTGTTGCGAAAAATACAGGTTTTTCAGCTCTATATTTATCGGGAGCTGCTTACACTGCAAGTAAAGGACTACCAGATTTAGGAATCGTGACGTCTACTGAAGTAGCAGAGAGAGCAAGGGATCTAGTTAGAGCTACAGATTTACCAGTTCTTGTTGATATTGATACAGGATTTGGTGGAGTACTAAACGTAGCGAGAACAGCTGTAGAAATGGTGGAAGCGAAAGTTGCGGCTGTTCAGATTGAAGATCAACAATTACCAAAGAAATGTGGACATTTAAATGGTAAGAAACTTGTTACTACAGAAGAATTAGTTCAAAAAATTAAAGCGATTAAAGAAGTTGCGCCAAGTTTATATATTGTAGCACGCACAGATGCTCGCGGCGTGGAAGGATTAGATGCAGCGATTGAAAGAGCGAATGCATATGTAAAAGCAGGAGCAGATGCAATATTCCCAGAAGCGCTTCAATCGGAAGAAGAATTTCGTTTATTTACTAGCAAAGTGAATGCACCTTTACTAGCAAATATGACTGAGTTCGGAAAAACACCATATTATAGTGCAGAGGAATTTGCGAATATGGGCTTCCAAATGGTAATTTATCCTGTAACTTCACTTCGTGTTGCTGCAAAAGCATATGAGAATGTGTTTACGCTAATTAAGGAAACAGGTTCTCAAAAAGATGCACTTTCTAATATGCAAACGAGAAGTGAATTATATGAAACAATTTCATATCATGACTTTGAAGAGTTAGATACTGGAATTGCAAAAACAGTATTATCTGAAGATCAATAG
- the prpD gene encoding 2-methylcitrate dehydratase — MIKTNEIKQKDALLEEITDYVLNKEVTSAEAFSTARYVLLDTLGCGILALQYPECTKLLGPVVPGTIVPNGTRVPGTSYVLDPVKGAFNIGCMIRWLDYNDTWLAAEWGHPSDNLGGILAVADYISRVRISEGKEPLKVREVLEMMIKAHEIQGVLALENSLNRVGLDHVLYVKVATTAVVAKMLGGTREEIFNALSHAWIDNSSLRTYRHAPNTGSRKSWAAGDATSRGVHLAMTALKGEMGYPTALSAPGWGFQDVLFNKQELKLARPLESYVMENVLFKVSFPAEFHAQTAAECAVKLHPELKERLDEIDRITITTHESAIRIIDKEGPLNNPADRDHCLQYITAIGLLKGDIVADDYEDVVANDPRVDELRNKMVVVENKQYSLDYLDPNKRSIANAVQVHFKDGTVTENVECEYPLGHRFRRDEAIPKVVRKFTANMAGHYSSKQQEKIHEACLNEEKLENMNVNEFVDLFLI, encoded by the coding sequence ATGATTAAAACAAATGAAATTAAACAAAAAGATGCATTATTAGAAGAAATTACGGACTATGTATTAAATAAAGAGGTTACAAGTGCAGAGGCATTCAGTACGGCTCGCTACGTATTACTTGATACACTTGGATGTGGAATTTTAGCACTACAATACCCAGAGTGTACGAAATTATTAGGACCAGTTGTACCAGGAACAATCGTGCCAAATGGTACACGTGTACCAGGAACATCTTATGTGCTAGATCCAGTAAAAGGCGCATTTAATATCGGATGTATGATCCGTTGGTTAGACTATAACGATACTTGGCTTGCAGCAGAGTGGGGACATCCATCTGATAACTTAGGCGGAATTTTAGCAGTTGCAGATTATATTAGCCGCGTTCGTATTTCAGAAGGAAAAGAACCATTAAAAGTACGTGAAGTACTAGAAATGATGATTAAAGCACATGAAATTCAAGGTGTACTTGCTTTAGAAAACAGCTTAAACCGTGTTGGTCTTGATCACGTATTATACGTAAAAGTAGCAACAACTGCAGTAGTTGCAAAAATGCTTGGCGGAACGCGTGAGGAAATCTTTAATGCATTATCACATGCGTGGATTGATAATTCTAGTCTTCGTACATATCGTCATGCTCCAAATACAGGTTCACGTAAATCATGGGCAGCAGGTGATGCGACGAGCCGCGGTGTTCATCTCGCAATGACTGCATTAAAAGGTGAAATGGGTTACCCAACGGCATTATCTGCACCAGGATGGGGATTCCAAGATGTGTTATTTAACAAGCAAGAATTAAAATTAGCAAGACCACTAGAATCTTATGTAATGGAAAATGTATTATTCAAAGTGTCATTCCCAGCAGAATTCCATGCACAAACAGCTGCAGAATGTGCAGTGAAATTACATCCGGAACTTAAAGAAAGATTAGATGAAATTGATCGTATTACAATTACAACTCATGAGTCAGCAATTCGTATTATCGATAAAGAAGGTCCATTAAATAACCCAGCTGATCGCGATCACTGCCTACAATACATTACGGCAATAGGTTTATTAAAAGGAGATATCGTTGCGGATGATTATGAGGATGTAGTAGCGAATGATCCACGTGTAGATGAATTACGTAATAAGATGGTTGTTGTTGAAAATAAACAGTACAGTTTAGATTACCTTGACCCGAACAAGCGCTCAATCGCCAATGCTGTTCAAGTTCATTTTAAAGATGGTACTGTAACAGAAAATGTGGAATGTGAATATCCACTTGGCCACCGTTTCCGTAGAGACGAAGCAATTCCAAAAGTTGTTCGAAAATTCACTGCAAATATGGCAGGTCATTATTCTAGTAAGCAACAAGAAAAAATCCATGAAGCTTGTCTAAATGAAGAAAAACTAGAAAATATGAATGTAAACGAATTTGTAGATCTATTCTTAATTTAA
- a CDS encoding acyl-CoA dehydrogenase family protein, with amino-acid sequence MEKTKLPWDEFFSLNKDVNNTFFTPEDFSGDEDLIAKTTEQFVKQEIVPQIENIEQHNYKVSRQLFEKAGELGLLGIEVPEDYGGFELGKAVSGLVAEKMGYAGAFSVSFNIHAGVGTLPYIYYGTKEQKEKYLPKIASGEWIGAYALTEPNAGSDALSAKTSAVLNEEGTAWKLNGEKQWITNAHMADVYVVFAKTNKGMTAFIVERTCEGVSIGLEEKKMGIKGSSTATLILEDVVIPAENILGEVGKGHHVALNILNFARLKLAFGNIGTAKQAISLSVQYGKERKQFQTELVDFTMIQEKIANMIISTYGAESAAYRTAGVIDEAIHESDEDLMKKMSQFAIECALNKVNASETLAYIVDEAVQIHGGYGYMQEYEVERLYRDARISRIFEGTNEINRLTVAKMLMKQIEQIEDAEVEIDVANVERNHRYILLAKKLLKQSLKTLSKTPGLKIEQEQEYSRVLSNMLTDVYVMESAFLRTRKAVSKNGEEKERTKQMITGVICEEGYRKVEEAAISILSAAVTEEQNRQEILAEIRQLLVPLYSNLFTKKRDIAKVIINRGKYIV; translated from the coding sequence ATGGAGAAAACGAAGTTACCATGGGATGAATTTTTTTCACTCAATAAAGATGTGAATAATACTTTCTTTACACCAGAAGATTTTTCAGGGGATGAAGATTTAATTGCAAAAACGACAGAACAATTCGTTAAACAAGAAATTGTCCCACAAATTGAGAATATTGAACAACATAACTATAAAGTTTCTCGTCAATTATTTGAGAAAGCTGGGGAACTTGGATTATTAGGCATTGAGGTACCAGAAGATTATGGCGGATTCGAGTTAGGAAAGGCTGTCTCAGGTCTTGTAGCAGAGAAAATGGGTTACGCTGGTGCATTTAGCGTTTCATTTAATATACACGCTGGTGTAGGTACATTGCCTTACATATATTACGGAACGAAAGAACAGAAAGAAAAGTACTTGCCGAAAATCGCATCGGGAGAATGGATTGGTGCTTATGCTTTAACTGAGCCCAATGCTGGTTCTGATGCATTAAGTGCAAAAACGAGTGCAGTATTGAATGAAGAGGGGACTGCTTGGAAGTTGAATGGTGAGAAGCAGTGGATTACAAATGCTCATATGGCAGATGTATACGTTGTTTTTGCGAAGACAAATAAAGGAATGACAGCGTTTATTGTCGAAAGAACATGTGAAGGTGTATCAATAGGATTAGAAGAAAAGAAGATGGGGATTAAAGGTTCTTCAACAGCGACGCTTATTTTAGAAGATGTTGTCATCCCCGCTGAAAATATTTTAGGGGAAGTTGGGAAAGGGCATCACGTAGCTCTTAATATTCTTAACTTCGCTAGACTAAAACTTGCTTTTGGAAATATTGGAACAGCAAAACAAGCAATCAGTTTGTCAGTTCAATATGGAAAAGAGCGAAAACAGTTCCAAACGGAATTAGTAGATTTTACGATGATTCAAGAGAAAATTGCCAATATGATTATTTCTACATATGGAGCAGAAAGTGCAGCTTACCGTACAGCGGGTGTAATTGATGAAGCAATTCATGAGAGTGATGAAGATCTTATGAAAAAAATGTCCCAATTTGCAATTGAATGTGCACTGAATAAAGTAAACGCTTCTGAAACACTTGCTTATATCGTAGATGAAGCTGTACAAATTCATGGTGGTTACGGTTATATGCAAGAATACGAAGTAGAACGATTATATCGTGATGCTAGAATTAGTCGTATTTTTGAAGGAACGAATGAAATTAATAGATTAACAGTTGCAAAAATGTTAATGAAGCAAATCGAGCAAATAGAAGATGCTGAAGTAGAAATTGATGTGGCAAATGTAGAAAGAAACCATCGTTACATTTTATTAGCGAAAAAATTGTTGAAACAATCTTTGAAAACGCTCTCTAAAACTCCAGGTTTAAAAATTGAGCAAGAGCAAGAATATTCACGCGTATTATCAAATATGTTGACGGACGTGTACGTCATGGAATCAGCATTTTTACGTACGAGGAAAGCAGTTAGTAAAAATGGTGAGGAAAAAGAGCGTACGAAGCAAATGATAACAGGTGTTATTTGTGAAGAAGGATATCGTAAAGTAGAAGAAGCTGCGATTTCCATTCTTTCAGCAGCTGTCACAGAAGAACAAAATAGACAAGAAATATTAGCTGAAATCCGTCAATTATTAGTGCCTTTATACTCAAACTTATTTACGAAAAAGAGAGATATTGCGAAAGTTATTATAAATCGCGGGAAATATATTGTGTAA
- the mmgD gene encoding citrate synthase translates to MMKAEEKFSPGLDGVVAAETKISFLDTVKGEIVIQGYDLIELSKTKEYLDIVHLLLEERLPNEDEKVTIEKKLKEEYAVPEGVFNVLKALPKETHPMDGLRTGVSALAGYDSDIENRSLEVNKSRGYKLLSKVPNIVANSYHILNNEEPIEPLQELSYSANFFYMLTGKKPTELEEKIFDRSLVLYSEHEMPNSTFTARVIASTQSDLYGALTGAVASLKGSLHGGANEAVMYMLLEAGNVEKFEELLQKKLYNKEKIMGFGHRVYMKKMDPRALMMKEALKQLCDVKGDYTLYEMCEAGEKIMEKEKGIYPNLDYYAAPVYWMLGIPIQLYTPIFFSSRTVGLCAHVIEQHANNRLFRPRVNYIGERHAFSK, encoded by the coding sequence GTGTAGTAGCAGCGGAAACGAAAATTTCGTTTCTTGACACAGTAAAAGGTGAAATTGTAATTCAAGGGTATGATTTAATCGAACTCTCAAAAACAAAAGAGTATTTAGACATTGTGCACCTTTTATTAGAAGAACGTTTACCGAATGAGGATGAGAAAGTAACAATTGAAAAGAAATTAAAAGAAGAATATGCAGTGCCAGAAGGTGTATTCAATGTTCTAAAGGCATTGCCTAAGGAAACGCATCCTATGGATGGGCTACGTACAGGTGTGTCTGCATTAGCTGGTTACGATAGTGATATCGAAAACCGCTCGTTAGAAGTGAATAAAAGTCGAGGATACAAGCTTTTAAGTAAAGTGCCAAATATTGTAGCGAATAGCTACCATATTTTAAATAATGAGGAACCAATTGAGCCTCTTCAAGAATTGTCATATAGTGCGAATTTCTTCTATATGTTAACTGGAAAGAAACCAACTGAACTTGAAGAGAAAATCTTTGATCGTTCCCTTGTTTTATATAGTGAACATGAAATGCCAAACTCTACATTTACAGCACGCGTTATTGCATCAACGCAATCCGACTTATACGGTGCTTTAACAGGAGCAGTTGCATCCTTAAAAGGAAGTCTTCATGGCGGTGCGAATGAAGCGGTTATGTACATGCTTTTAGAAGCTGGTAATGTTGAGAAATTTGAAGAGTTATTACAGAAGAAACTATATAACAAAGAAAAAATTATGGGCTTTGGACACCGTGTTTATATGAAAAAGATGGATCCAAGAGCACTTATGATGAAGGAAGCATTAAAGCAGTTATGTGATGTGAAAGGCGATTATACACTATATGAAATGTGTGAAGCTGGAGAAAAAATTATGGAGAAGGAAAAAGGGATTTATCCGAATCTTGATTATTATGCTGCTCCAGTATATTGGATGCTTGGTATTCCAATTCAACTTTACACACCAATCTTCTTTAGTTCTAGAACAGTAGGGCTATGTGCACACGTAATTGAGCAACATGCGAACAATCGTTTGTTCCGTCCACGTGTAAATTATATTGGCGAGCGACATGCATTTAGTAAATAA
- a CDS encoding NAD(P)-dependent oxidoreductase: protein MKKIGFIGLGNMGLPMSKNLVKSSYTVYGVDLNKEAEASFEKEGGIIGLSISKLAETCDVIFTSLPSPRAVEAVYFGEEGLFENSHSNVALIDTSTVSPQLNKQLEESAKEKKVDFLAAPVSGGVIGAENRTLTFMVGGSKEVYEKTESVMEVLGANVFHVSEQIDSGTTVKLINNLLIGFYTAGVSEALTLAKKNNMDLDKMFDILNVSYGQSRIYERNYKSFIASENYEPGFTVNLLKKDLGFAVDLAKESELHLPVSEMLLNVYEEASEAGYGENDMAALYKKVSEQLISNQK, encoded by the coding sequence ATGAAAAAGATTGGTTTTATCGGTTTAGGTAACATGGGTCTTCCAATGTCTAAAAATTTAGTTAAATCTAGCTACACAGTATATGGAGTGGACTTGAATAAAGAGGCGGAAGCTTCCTTTGAAAAAGAAGGAGGAATTATCGGTCTATCAATCTCAAAACTAGCAGAGACATGCGATGTGATTTTTACAAGTTTGCCTTCACCTCGTGCTGTGGAAGCGGTATATTTTGGGGAAGAAGGATTATTTGAAAATAGCCACTCGAATGTAGCTTTAATTGATACAAGTACAGTATCTCCACAATTAAACAAACAATTAGAGGAATCGGCGAAGGAAAAGAAAGTAGACTTTTTAGCAGCACCTGTTAGCGGTGGGGTAATTGGTGCAGAAAACCGTACATTAACGTTTATGGTTGGTGGATCGAAAGAAGTGTATGAGAAAACTGAATCTGTCATGGAAGTACTTGGAGCGAATGTTTTCCATGTTAGTGAGCAGATTGATAGTGGTACAACTGTTAAATTAATTAATAATCTATTAATTGGTTTTTATACAGCTGGTGTGAGTGAAGCTTTAACATTAGCGAAAAAGAACAATATGGATTTAGATAAAATGTTTGATATTTTAAATGTAAGTTACGGTCAAAGTAGAATTTATGAGCGTAATTATAAAAGTTTCATTGCATCAGAAAATTATGAGCCAGGCTTTACTGTGAATTTATTAAAGAAAGATTTAGGATTTGCAGTAGATTTAGCGAAAGAAAGCGAACTTCACTTACCAGTAAGCGAAATGCTATTAAACGTATATGAAGAAGCGAGTGAGGCAGGATATGGTGAAAACGATATGGCTGCTTTATATAAGAAAGTTAGCGAACAATTAATTTCTAATCAAAAATAG